Proteins encoded by one window of Blautia luti:
- the pgsA gene encoding CDP-diacylglycerol--glycerol-3-phosphate 3-phosphatidyltransferase, whose protein sequence is MNTPNKLTVARMILVPFLVLFMLTGWGGEANKYISLAIFVVASVTDWFDGKLARKYNLVTNFGKFMDPLADKLLVCSAMICFIELDKLPAWIVIIIIGREFIISGFRLIAAENGVVIAANYWGKFKTASQMVMIILLLADLGGIFDTLAQIFIWISLALTVISLITYIWQNKSVLSMQD, encoded by the coding sequence ATGAATACACCGAATAAACTGACAGTTGCCAGGATGATCCTGGTACCTTTTCTGGTATTATTTATGCTTACAGGATGGGGAGGAGAAGCGAATAAATATATCTCCCTTGCCATCTTTGTAGTAGCCAGCGTCACAGACTGGTTTGACGGTAAGCTTGCCAGGAAATACAATCTTGTAACGAATTTTGGTAAATTTATGGACCCGCTGGCAGACAAACTTCTGGTCTGCTCTGCAATGATCTGTTTCATTGAGCTGGATAAACTTCCGGCATGGATCGTGATCATTATTATCGGCAGAGAATTTATCATCAGCGGATTCCGTCTGATCGCAGCGGAGAACGGCGTTGTAATCGCAGCGAATTACTGGGGTAAATTTAAAACAGCATCTCAGATGGTCATGATCATTCTTCTTCTGGCTGATCTGGGCGGCATTTTTGATACTCTTGCACAGATTTTCATCTGGATCTCACTGGCACTGACTGTGATTTCTCTGATCACCTATATCTGGCAGAACAAGAGTGTACTTTCTATGCAGGACTAA
- a CDS encoding DUF370 domain-containing protein — protein sequence MAKLINIGFGNVVNSQKIVAVVSPDAAPVKRMVQSVKGTRSLIDATQGRKTKAVIVTSDDYLVLSALQPETIARRFAEIYDYEDRGEIHE from the coding sequence GTGGCGAAGCTCATCAATATTGGTTTTGGAAATGTAGTAAATTCACAGAAGATCGTGGCTGTGGTCAGTCCCGACGCAGCACCTGTCAAACGTATGGTGCAGAGCGTGAAGGGAACCAGGTCATTGATCGACGCAACACAGGGAAGGAAAACGAAGGCTGTTATTGTTACATCGGATGATTATCTGGTGCTCAGTGCACTGCAGCCGGAAACCATTGCCCGCAGGTTTGCGGAAATATATGATTATGAGGATAGGGGAGAGATCCATGAGTAA
- the rimO gene encoding 30S ribosomal protein S12 methylthiotransferase RimO, with the protein MKLLFVSLGCDKNLVDSEEMLGLLTANGFEIVDDETRAEVIVVNTCCFINDAKEESVNTILEMAEYKKEGTCKVLIVTGCMAQRYKNEIIEEVPEVDAVLGTTSYGDILKAINEAMDGKHFQEFKDIDYLPEKLGKRVLTTGGHFGYLKIAEGCDKHCTYCIIPKLRGKFRSVPMERLVAQAQEMAEEGVKELILVAQETTVYGTDIYGKKSLHILLKELCKIKGIRWIRVLYCYPEEIYDELIQTMKEEKKICHYLDLPIQHASDRILKRMGRRTTQAELVAIVNKLRQEIPDIVLRTTLITGFPGETQEDHEELMGFVDEMEFDRLGVFTYSPEEDTPAADMPDQIPEEVKEERRDEIMELQQEISYDKGTDRIGQELMVMIEGKVADESAYIGRTYGDAPKVDGYIFVQTGELLMTGDFAKVRVTGALEYDLIGELADEYTE; encoded by the coding sequence ATGAAATTATTGTTCGTATCATTAGGCTGTGATAAGAATCTGGTAGACTCGGAAGAGATGTTGGGCCTTCTCACAGCGAACGGTTTCGAAATCGTAGATGACGAGACCCGGGCAGAGGTGATCGTGGTAAACACCTGCTGCTTCATCAATGATGCCAAAGAGGAAAGTGTCAACACGATCCTTGAGATGGCAGAATATAAAAAAGAGGGAACCTGTAAGGTTCTGATCGTCACAGGTTGCATGGCACAGCGCTATAAGAATGAGATCATCGAAGAAGTGCCGGAAGTAGATGCAGTTCTGGGAACCACTTCTTACGGAGATATCCTGAAAGCCATAAACGAGGCAATGGATGGCAAACATTTCCAGGAATTCAAAGATATTGATTATCTTCCTGAGAAACTGGGTAAACGTGTGCTGACCACCGGCGGACACTTCGGATATCTGAAGATCGCAGAAGGATGTGACAAGCACTGTACCTACTGTATCATTCCCAAACTAAGAGGAAAATTCCGCAGTGTTCCCATGGAACGTCTGGTAGCCCAGGCACAGGAGATGGCAGAAGAGGGTGTAAAGGAGCTGATCCTGGTAGCCCAGGAAACAACAGTTTACGGTACAGATATTTATGGAAAAAAGTCCCTGCATATCCTGTTAAAAGAGTTATGTAAGATCAAAGGGATCCGTTGGATCCGCGTGCTCTACTGCTATCCGGAGGAAATTTATGATGAACTGATCCAGACGATGAAAGAAGAGAAAAAGATCTGTCATTATCTGGATCTCCCAATCCAGCATGCAAGCGACAGGATCCTGAAACGTATGGGAAGAAGAACTACCCAGGCAGAATTGGTTGCCATTGTAAATAAACTCCGTCAGGAGATACCGGATATTGTACTTCGAACTACCCTGATCACAGGTTTCCCAGGAGAAACTCAGGAAGACCACGAAGAGCTGATGGGATTCGTGGATGAGATGGAATTTGACAGACTGGGAGTCTTTACCTATTCACCGGAAGAGGACACTCCGGCAGCAGATATGCCGGATCAGATTCCTGAGGAAGTGAAAGAAGAACGCAGAGATGAGATCATGGAGCTTCAGCAGGAGATTTCCTATGACAAAGGTACAGACCGTATTGGCCAGGAACTGATGGTAATGATCGAGGGCAAGGTCGCTGACGAGAGCGCTTATATTGGAAGAACCTACGGAGATGCACCGAAAGTAGACGGATACATCTTCGTTCAGACAGGAGAACTTCTGATGACAGGAGATTTCGCGAAAGTACGTGTGACCGGTGCACTGGAATATGATTTGATAGGAGAGTTGGCAGATGAATACACCGAATAA
- a CDS encoding competence/damage-inducible protein A, giving the protein MITELISVGTEILLGNIVNTNSAYLSEKCAQLGLGLYYQTVVGDNPERMKQVIRTALDRSDVIILTGGLGPTEDDLTKEITAEVMGFELVEDLHSRELMEEYLKQYEKNNPQRRITKNNYKQAMVPKGCIVLDNHNGTAPGLIMEKKGKTAILLPGPPNEMKPMFEEAVFPYLRKKQPEIIYSQMVKISGIGESQVAEEIQDLIEKQTNPTIAPYAKTGEVHLRVTAKAEDEKKCRKLIKPVVKELKKRFGRNVFATEESKTLEEAVVDLLKENEMTLSLAESCTGGAVASRIVGVSGASEVLMCGFVTYTNRAKRKCLGVKKSTLHTEGAVSVKCAREMAKGGCKAAKTDVCLSVTGLAGPGGGTEEIPVGTVFMGCCCNGKTVVKEFHFTGNRSRIREQAAAQALTLIRDCVLDQTEENNR; this is encoded by the coding sequence ATGATTACAGAGCTGATATCTGTGGGAACTGAGATTTTACTTGGAAATATTGTAAATACAAACAGTGCATATCTGTCTGAGAAATGTGCACAGCTGGGGCTGGGACTTTATTATCAGACTGTAGTGGGAGATAATCCGGAGAGAATGAAACAGGTCATCCGCACAGCTCTGGATCGTTCTGATGTGATCATCCTTACCGGTGGTCTGGGACCTACAGAAGATGATCTTACGAAAGAAATCACTGCTGAGGTCATGGGATTTGAGCTGGTAGAAGATCTTCATTCCAGAGAGCTGATGGAAGAATACCTGAAACAGTATGAGAAAAATAATCCGCAGCGCCGTATCACAAAGAACAATTACAAACAGGCAATGGTTCCCAAAGGATGCATCGTGCTGGATAACCATAATGGAACAGCTCCTGGGCTGATCATGGAGAAAAAAGGCAAAACCGCCATTCTCCTTCCGGGACCTCCAAATGAAATGAAACCGATGTTTGAAGAGGCGGTTTTTCCGTATCTTCGTAAGAAACAGCCGGAGATCATTTATTCCCAAATGGTGAAGATCAGTGGAATCGGAGAGAGCCAGGTGGCAGAGGAGATCCAGGATCTCATTGAAAAGCAGACCAATCCTACGATCGCACCTTATGCCAAGACCGGTGAGGTACATCTGCGTGTTACTGCGAAAGCGGAGGATGAGAAGAAATGCCGTAAGCTGATCAAGCCTGTAGTAAAGGAACTGAAGAAACGCTTCGGAAGAAATGTATTTGCCACAGAAGAGAGCAAGACCCTGGAAGAAGCGGTGGTAGATCTGCTGAAAGAAAATGAGATGACTCTTTCTCTGGCAGAATCCTGTACAGGTGGTGCGGTAGCTTCCCGTATTGTGGGAGTTTCCGGGGCATCTGAGGTTCTGATGTGCGGTTTCGTCACCTATACGAACCGTGCGAAAAGGAAATGCCTTGGGGTAAAGAAGAGCACCCTGCATACAGAAGGTGCTGTTTCTGTCAAATGTGCCAGAGAGATGGCTAAAGGCGGCTGTAAGGCTGCGAAGACAGATGTATGTCTATCTGTTACTGGTCTGGCAGGCCCAGGCGGTGGAACGGAAGAAATACCGGTAGGCACTGTGTTTATGGGATGCTGCTGTAATGGAAAGACTGTTGTGAAAGAGTTTCATTTCACAGGAAACCGTAGCAGGATCCGTGAGCAGGCTGCAGCTCAGGCGCTGACTCTGATCCGTGACTGTGTGCTGGATCAGACAGAGGAGAATAACAGATAA
- the rpoZ gene encoding DNA-directed RNA polymerase subunit omega, with translation MIHPSYTELIEAINTNNEDDDTTMSVNSRYSLVLATSKRARQLIAGAKPLVEGAAGKKPLSIAIDELYKGKVKILAPEEEIEEKAAAVETAEAPAEVTAEETVETAEDTATEEA, from the coding sequence ATGATACATCCGTCTTATACAGAATTAATCGAAGCAATCAACACAAACAATGAGGACGACGATACTACGATGTCCGTAAACAGCCGTTACTCACTGGTACTTGCAACAAGCAAGCGTGCACGTCAGCTCATTGCAGGTGCGAAACCGCTGGTAGAAGGTGCAGCAGGAAAGAAACCTCTTTCCATCGCGATTGATGAACTTTATAAAGGTAAAGTAAAGATCCTTGCACCGGAAGAAGAGATCGAGGAGAAAGCTGCAGCAGTTGAAACTGCAGAAGCTCCTGCAGAGGTGACAGCAGAGGAAACTGTGGAGACAGCAGAAGACACAGCGACAGAAGAAGCATAA
- the gmk gene encoding guanylate kinase, with product MSKGILVVVSGFSGAGKGTVMKRLLEKYDDYALSISVTTRNPRPGEEDGREYFFRKREEFEKLIQEDALIEYAQYVENYYGTPRSYVEEQLQAGRNVILEIEIQGAMKVKKKIPEALLVFVTPPTVEELERRLRDRGTETAQVIADRLARAGEEAKGMDQYDYILVNDTVEECVDHLHQIIVSEHSRASRNTEFIADIQQQTRAFQK from the coding sequence ATGAGTAAAGGAATTTTAGTTGTGGTTTCCGGATTTTCAGGAGCAGGGAAAGGCACAGTGATGAAACGCCTTCTGGAAAAGTATGACGATTATGCATTGTCCATTTCCGTAACAACAAGGAATCCACGTCCGGGAGAAGAAGACGGCAGAGAATATTTTTTCCGTAAAAGGGAAGAATTCGAGAAGCTGATCCAGGAAGATGCACTGATCGAATATGCTCAGTACGTAGAGAACTATTACGGTACTCCGCGTTCCTATGTGGAGGAACAGCTTCAGGCAGGCAGAAATGTGATCCTGGAGATTGAGATCCAGGGTGCAATGAAAGTTAAAAAGAAGATTCCGGAAGCTCTGCTGGTATTTGTCACACCGCCTACTGTGGAAGAACTGGAAAGAAGACTGAGAGACAGAGGAACTGAGACAGCACAGGTGATCGCAGACAGACTTGCCAGGGCAGGTGAAGAAGCGAAGGGAATGGATCAGTACGATTACATTCTGGTCAATGACACTGTGGAAGAATGTGTAGATCATCTTCACCAGATCATTGTAAGTGAGCATTCCAGAGCATCACGCAACACAGAATTCATTGCGGACATCCAGCAACAGACCAGAGCATTTCAGAAATAA
- a CDS encoding ABC-F family ATP-binding cassette domain-containing protein, with translation MSILNVEHLTHGFGDRAIFNDVSFRLLKGEHIGLVGANGEGKSTFFNIVTGKLMPDEGKIEWAKNIRIGYLDQHSVLSQGMTIRDVLKSAFSWLFEMEERMNSICDSLGTASPEEMDALMEELGTIQDTLTMHDFYVIDAKVEEVARALGLLDIGLERDVTELSGGQRTKVLLGKLLLEKPDILLLDEPTNYLDEEHIEWLKRYLQDYENAFILISHDIPFLNSVINLIYHMENQELNRYVGDYDHFQEVYEVKKAQLEAAYRRQQQEISELKDFVARNKARVSTRNMAMSRQKKLDKMDVIELAADKPKPEFHFKYGRTPGKLIFETKDLVIGYTEPLSKPLSLTMERGNKIALVGANGIGKTTLLKSILGLTPALKGSRELGDNLQIGYFEQEVKGDNKTTCIEEIWAEFPSYTQYEVRSALAKCGLTTKHIESQVRVLSGGEQAKVRLCKLVNKETNILLLDEPTNHLDVDAKEALKQALIEYKGSILLICHEPEFYQDVVSQVWDCSKWTTKVL, from the coding sequence ATGAGCATTTTAAATGTAGAACACCTGACACATGGATTTGGCGACCGTGCCATTTTTAATGATGTATCTTTCCGCCTTTTAAAGGGCGAACATATCGGACTGGTAGGTGCCAACGGCGAAGGCAAGTCCACATTTTTCAATATTGTCACAGGCAAACTGATGCCGGATGAAGGCAAGATCGAATGGGCCAAAAATATCCGCATCGGTTACCTGGACCAGCATTCTGTCCTCTCCCAGGGCATGACCATCCGGGATGTACTGAAATCCGCTTTTTCCTGGCTGTTCGAAATGGAAGAACGAATGAATTCCATCTGCGATTCCCTGGGAACTGCTTCACCTGAGGAAATGGATGCTCTGATGGAAGAACTGGGAACCATTCAGGATACCCTTACCATGCATGATTTCTACGTGATCGACGCGAAAGTGGAGGAAGTTGCCAGAGCTCTGGGACTGCTGGATATCGGGCTGGAACGGGATGTCACAGAATTAAGCGGTGGGCAAAGAACCAAAGTGTTACTTGGCAAACTGCTTCTGGAAAAGCCTGATATCCTCCTTCTGGACGAGCCGACCAACTATCTGGACGAAGAACATATTGAATGGCTGAAGCGCTATCTTCAGGACTATGAAAATGCATTTATCCTCATCTCCCATGATATTCCGTTCCTGAATTCTGTCATCAATCTGATCTATCATATGGAAAATCAGGAGCTGAACCGTTATGTAGGCGATTATGACCACTTCCAGGAAGTCTATGAGGTAAAAAAAGCTCAGCTGGAAGCTGCTTACCGCCGCCAGCAGCAGGAAATCAGTGAGCTAAAAGATTTCGTAGCCAGAAATAAAGCAAGAGTTTCCACCAGAAATATGGCAATGTCCAGACAGAAGAAACTGGATAAGATGGATGTGATCGAACTTGCCGCCGATAAACCAAAGCCGGAGTTTCATTTCAAATACGGCAGAACCCCAGGCAAGCTGATCTTCGAGACAAAGGATCTGGTCATCGGATATACCGAACCTCTTTCCAAACCACTTTCTCTTACCATGGAACGCGGAAACAAGATTGCACTGGTAGGTGCCAATGGAATCGGAAAGACCACTCTTTTAAAAAGTATCCTGGGACTGACACCTGCCCTGAAAGGTTCCCGTGAACTGGGAGACAATCTGCAGATCGGATACTTCGAGCAGGAAGTAAAAGGTGACAATAAAACCACCTGTATTGAGGAGATCTGGGCAGAATTCCCTTCTTACACCCAGTATGAAGTACGTTCAGCCCTGGCCAAATGTGGACTGACTACCAAACATATCGAAAGCCAGGTCCGTGTTTTAAGTGGTGGTGAACAGGCGAAGGTCCGCCTGTGCAAACTGGTAAATAAAGAAACAAACATCCTGCTCCTGGACGAGCCCACCAACCATCTGGATGTGGACGCTAAAGAAGCATTAAAGCAGGCACTGATCGAATATAAAGGAAGTATCCTGCTGATCTGCCACGAACCGGAATTCTACCAGGATGTAGTGTCCCAGGTATGGGACTGCAGCAAGTGGACTACTAAGGTATTATAA
- a CDS encoding YicC/YloC family endoribonuclease — MIKSMTGFGRAEVVTDERKITIELKSVNHRYLDLSIKMPKKLSFLEGAIRNLMKTYIQRGKVDVYITCEDYTMNNGALKYNKELAGEYLTYLRQIQQDFGLDFDIKVSTLSRYPEVFVMEEQSVDEEALWNYLEPPLREACEKFVQTRIQEGRNLEKDLAEKLDGLEEKVLKVEERAPEVVSAYRAKLEAKVAELLEDTQIDENRIASEVILYSDKICNDEETVRLHSHIKNMKKMITTEKDGVGRKLDFMAQEMNREANTILSKSNDLETSDIAIDLKTEIEKIREQIQNVE, encoded by the coding sequence ATGATAAAAAGCATGACTGGTTTCGGCCGTGCAGAGGTCGTCACCGACGAAAGAAAGATCACGATCGAACTGAAATCTGTCAACCACAGATATTTAGATCTCAGCATCAAAATGCCCAAGAAACTCAGCTTCCTGGAAGGTGCCATCCGAAACCTGATGAAAACCTATATCCAGCGAGGTAAAGTAGATGTATACATTACCTGCGAAGACTACACCATGAATAATGGGGCACTCAAATATAATAAAGAGCTTGCAGGAGAATACCTCACATATCTCAGACAGATCCAGCAGGATTTCGGTCTGGACTTCGATATTAAAGTAAGCACCCTGTCCAGATATCCGGAAGTTTTTGTGATGGAAGAACAGTCTGTAGATGAAGAAGCTCTCTGGAATTATCTGGAGCCGCCTCTTCGGGAAGCATGTGAGAAATTCGTACAGACCCGTATACAGGAAGGCAGAAATCTGGAGAAAGATCTGGCAGAGAAGCTGGATGGTCTGGAAGAGAAAGTTCTGAAAGTAGAAGAACGGGCTCCGGAAGTAGTAAGTGCATACAGGGCCAAGCTGGAAGCCAAGGTAGCAGAACTTCTGGAAGACACTCAGATTGATGAGAACAGGATCGCATCCGAAGTGATCCTTTATTCCGATAAGATCTGCAATGATGAAGAAACCGTCCGTCTCCACAGCCATATCAAAAATATGAAGAAAATGATCACTACAGAGAAAGACGGCGTAGGACGAAAGCTTGACTTCATGGCGCAGGAAATGAACCGTGAAGCAAACACCATCCTGTCTAAGTCCAATGATCTGGAGACCTCTGATATAGCCATTGATTTAAAGACAGAGATCGAGAAGATCAGGGAACAGATCCAGAACGTAGAATAG
- a CDS encoding Rqc2 family fibronectin-binding protein, producing the protein MAFDGVTIAAMVDELHKFLDGGRFNKIAQPEADELLITGKGALGQCRLLLSASASLPLIYFTEKNKVSPLTAPNFCMLLRKHIGSARIADIRQPGLERVVEFELEHLNELGDPCKKVLIMELMGKHSNIIFCDDKGMILDSIKHVSSHMSSVREVLPGREYFIPQTQDKLDPLTVSDEDFINTVCRKPCNISKALYSSLTGISPVVAEEVCFRASIDGSDAAQSLDETAQIHLYHTFCRLMDQVKERDFTPNIIYRGEEPVEYGVLPFQQYGPEYHSVKFDSVSAMLETYYATKNTLTRIHQKSSDLRRIVQTALERNRKKLNLQEKQMKDTAKKDKYKVYGELINTYGYGLEEGCTSFKALNYYTNEEITIPLDPTMTPAENSKKYFDKYGKLKRTEEALTEQIADTRSEIEHLESVSNALDIALAESDLAQIKEELMEYGYIKKHYDRKKGQKMQAKSKPFHYVTDDGYDIYVGKNNFQNDELTFKFATGNDWWFHAKKMAGSHVVVKSKDGELPDHIFEIAGGLAAYYSKGRTAPKVEIDYIQKKHVKKPAGSKPGFVVYYTNYSLMAEPSIKNVTEV; encoded by the coding sequence ATGGCTTTTGATGGTGTTACGATCGCAGCTATGGTAGATGAGCTGCATAAATTTTTGGATGGCGGACGGTTTAATAAGATTGCCCAGCCTGAGGCAGATGAACTTCTGATTACCGGGAAGGGAGCCCTGGGGCAGTGCCGGCTTTTACTTAGTGCCAGCGCTTCTTTGCCTTTGATCTATTTTACAGAGAAAAATAAAGTAAGTCCTCTGACTGCTCCGAATTTTTGTATGCTGCTGCGTAAACATATCGGCAGTGCCCGGATCGCAGATATCCGACAGCCAGGACTTGAAAGAGTTGTGGAGTTCGAGCTGGAACATCTCAATGAGCTTGGAGATCCCTGCAAGAAAGTTCTGATCATGGAACTGATGGGAAAACACAGCAATATTATTTTCTGCGATGACAAGGGAATGATCCTGGACAGTATCAAGCATGTTTCTTCCCATATGAGTTCAGTCCGTGAAGTTCTGCCCGGAAGGGAATATTTCATTCCGCAGACCCAGGACAAACTGGATCCTCTGACTGTCAGTGATGAGGATTTTATCAATACCGTATGCAGGAAACCCTGCAATATTTCCAAAGCCCTGTACTCCTCTCTCACCGGTATCAGTCCTGTTGTAGCTGAGGAAGTTTGTTTCCGCGCTTCCATCGACGGCAGTGATGCAGCCCAGTCTCTGGATGAAACAGCGCAGATCCATCTCTATCATACGTTCTGCCGTCTGATGGATCAGGTGAAAGAACGGGATTTCACACCCAATATTATTTACCGCGGGGAAGAACCTGTGGAATACGGAGTCCTTCCTTTCCAGCAGTACGGACCTGAATATCACTCTGTGAAATTTGACAGCGTTTCCGCAATGCTTGAGACCTATTATGCAACGAAAAATACTCTGACACGTATCCATCAGAAATCTTCCGACTTAAGAAGGATCGTGCAGACTGCCCTGGAACGAAACCGCAAAAAGCTCAATCTCCAGGAAAAGCAGATGAAAGATACTGCCAAAAAAGACAAATACAAGGTTTACGGCGAGCTGATCAACACCTACGGATATGGTCTGGAGGAAGGCTGCACATCTTTTAAAGCCCTGAATTATTATACCAATGAGGAAATCACCATTCCTCTGGATCCGACCATGACCCCGGCAGAGAATTCCAAGAAATATTTTGACAAATACGGCAAACTGAAACGTACGGAGGAAGCGCTCACGGAACAGATTGCAGATACACGCAGTGAGATCGAGCATCTGGAATCTGTGTCAAATGCCCTGGATATCGCCCTGGCTGAAAGTGATCTGGCGCAGATCAAAGAAGAACTTATGGAGTATGGATACATCAAGAAACATTACGACCGCAAAAAAGGCCAGAAGATGCAGGCGAAATCCAAGCCTTTCCATTACGTCACTGATGACGGTTACGACATCTATGTGGGCAAAAATAACTTCCAGAATGATGAGCTGACCTTCAAATTCGCCACTGGCAATGACTGGTGGTTCCACGCAAAAAAAATGGCAGGTTCCCATGTAGTTGTGAAATCCAAAGACGGGGAGCTCCCTGACCATATCTTCGAGATTGCAGGCGGACTTGCGGCTTATTATTCCAAAGGCCGTACTGCCCCTAAAGTGGAGATCGATTATATCCAGAAAAAACATGTAAAGAAACCTGCAGGTTCCAAGCCCGGATTCGTAGTCTATTACACCAACTATTCTCTGATGGCAGAACCCTCCATCAAAAACGTCACAGAAGTATAA